Part of the Phormidium ambiguum IAM M-71 genome is shown below.
TATCGTACCCTGAAGTTAATGGCGAGAATGGGTATTCTGCGAGAGTTAGAGCTAGCAGAAGGACACAAACATTACGAAATTAATCAGCCCTATCCTAATCATCACCATCATTTAGTTTGTATTCAATGCAATAAGACGATCGAATTTAAAGACAATTCAATTTTGAAAGTTGGCTTAAAACAAACAGAAAAAGCCGGACTGCACCTGTTAGACTGTCAACTAACTATTCACACAGTTTGCCCAGAAGCTTTGCGCCAGGGGTGGCCTTCTCTATTACCAAGTAATTGGTCTTGTTTGAGGTCGATGACCCAATCAGATGAGAAATCTCACGGAGCTAAATAATAAGATAAATTCTCAATAGCTTAAGTTTCTTGAAAATAACTCACTAATTAGCTATTATTTTCAATAACTGTACCTTTCTTGAGAATGAGATCATGCCTGTCTACACAGCATCCTCACTGAAAGCTGAGCTAAATGAAAGAGGTTGGCGTTTAACTCCCCAGAGGGAAACAATTTTGCACCTTTTCCAAGAATTGCCCAAAGGCGATCATTTAAGTGCTGAAGATCTTTATCAGCGGTTAGAAAGCCAAGGGGAATCAATTAGCTTATCTACGATTTACCGCAGCCTGAAATTAATGGCGAGAATGGGTATCCTACGTGAGTTGGAATTGGGCGAGGGACATAAACACTATGAACTCAATCAACCTTATCCCCATCATCACGACCATCTGATTTGCGTGCGTTGTAATAAGACTGTCGAATTTAAAAATGATGCCATTTTGAAAATAGGAACTAAAACCGCAGAAAAAGAAGGATATCAACTACTTGACTGTCAACTTACGATTCATGCGATTTGTCCTGCTTGTCAACGGGCATTGCTGCCGATTTAGAAATTTAAAGTTATTTGATTTCGATCGCATATCTAATGCTGAGGCTCCCAGGCGTTTTGCCTGAGAGCAACTGTTTTATTATTATGGTTGCAGGAGAGTATCATTCTCACCGACTCCGTAAGCTTTTTGGGCTGCTTTGAGTGCTTGCTTCGTTTCGTCGGTGAAAGTGCCATTAATCGGCCCTTTATAAAATCCTCTTTCTTTGAGTTTAGTTTGAATCTGGGAAACCGAGAAGTTGCGAACAGTGGGTGGAGTTAGTAATGCAGCTTTAGTACTGCTATCTACAATTCCATTAGCTGTGAGTCCAGCTTGTTTTTGGAAACGAATTACTGCTTCTTTAGTTAAGGGGCCAAAATTGCCTGTGGTGTTACCTCGGTAATGGCCTAAAATTTGTAGGCGTTGTTGTAGGTCTTTGACTTCCTGACCGCGATCGCCTTGTTGTAAACTTGCTTGAATGATAGTTCTACTATTATTGGTGGATGGTTTTTCTGAGGCATTGGTGATCGATTCTCCAGTAAAAGGAGAATTGTTAAAGGTGGGATCTAATATTTGAGTTGTGTTACCACCTTTAGCTAAAGCTGCCCAAGTATTACGTCCGACGATGCCATCAACCATTAAGCGGTTAGTACGTTGAAATTGTCTAACTGCTATGGAAGTGGCTAAATTGAACTTTCCATCGATCGTACCAGTGTAAGCACCTGCATCAGCGAGCATTTGTTGTAAAGTTTTTACAGATGCACCTGAAGCACCTCGGCGTAAAGTTGGTTGTTTATTAGGATCGATCGCCTCTGCTTGCGTACTTGCCGTTTCCGGGTTA
Proteins encoded:
- a CDS encoding Fur family transcriptional regulator, producing MTTYTAGSFKAELNEKGWRLTPQRQTILQLFQDLPEGKHLSAEDLYALLKAQGEKISLSTVYRTLKLMARMGILRELELAEGHKHYEINQPYPNHHHHLVCIQCNKTIEFKDNSILKVGLKQTEKAGLHLLDCQLTIHTVCPEALRQGWPSLLPSNWSCLRSMTQSDEKSHGAK
- a CDS encoding Fur family transcriptional regulator; translation: MPVYTASSLKAELNERGWRLTPQRETILHLFQELPKGDHLSAEDLYQRLESQGESISLSTIYRSLKLMARMGILRELELGEGHKHYELNQPYPHHHDHLICVRCNKTVEFKNDAILKIGTKTAEKEGYQLLDCQLTIHAICPACQRALLPI
- a CDS encoding peptidoglycan-binding domain-containing protein encodes the protein MENLVYLHLASSQEENEDGKCAESENVKIFQNVNWRNVGKRSWIHLLSLVLTISSIGIATKAIAQMTQGSRGTEVAELQTKLQKLGYFDRRPTGHFGPLTKKAVIRFQQDQGITADGIVETTTLTALEQKFQNNSTEPQTTSNPETASTQAEAIDPNKQPTLRRGASGASVKTLQQMLADAGAYTGTIDGKFNLATSIAVRQFQRTNRLMVDGIVGRNTWAALAKGGNTTQILDPTFNNSPFTGESITNASEKPSTNNSRTIIQASLQQGDRGQEVKDLQQRLQILGHYRGNTTGNFGPLTKEAVIRFQKQAGLTANGIVDSSTKAALLTPPTVRNFSVSQIQTKLKERGFYKGPINGTFTDETKQALKAAQKAYGVGENDTLLQP